Part of the Virgibacillus natechei genome is shown below.
TCGATTCGGAATTGACCATCTTTGAAATGACCAGTATCTATCCAAAGCCTTGCCGTTTCAACTAGTACTTCTACCATATAGTCTTTTAAGAATTCTTCATCTCTTGTAACGAGATAATATTGTATATAACTATATGCAATATCAGCATTGATATGATATTGTGCAGTTCCAGCGGGGAAAAATGCAGAGCTTTCACCACCAGTTATCGTACGCCATGGAAAAAGTGCTCCATTTTCATGTCCCATTTCTCTAGCGCGTTCTCTGGCACTATTTAGAAGTGAATAACGATGCAATAAAAGGTTTTTCGCAATTGCTGGATTGGTCATTAAAAATACAGGGAGCATATAAATTTCAGTATCCCAGAAATAATGTCCCTCGTATCCCTCACCGGAAAGCCCTTTGGAAGCAATGTTACTTATCGGGTCTTTCCCTACAGACTGTAAAAGTTGATAAAGATTAAAGCGTATCCCTTCTTGGAGAGACTTGTCACCATCAATCTTCACGTCCGTTAACTTCCAAAAATTATCTAGGTACTCCTTTTGCTCACTCATAAGTTCCTCAAATGATAAGTTTGCAAGACGATGCTGTATTTTAATTCCTTCTTCTAATACATTCTCACCATAACGAAGGCTATCAGTATATACATTATATTTCGAAAACCGAACTGGTCCCTTTACTTTATATTCCTCTTCAATCACGCTATCTGATATATAATTATTATAACTACCTTCCTTATCTACACAAGTAGAAGTAATACAAGTAACATCGAGCTGGGTTTCAAAAGTTGTATCTTTAATAGCTGTGAAACCTTCTGTCATTTTAGCTTCAGATACAAACAACCGTTTAGCATGTCCTGAAGCAACTCGGGGATCATTTTCATCTGTGAAATTAGAAACATCTCCATCCACTCTAGATATAATTTTCAACTCATTAACATCATTTAAAGGCTCAATTTTAATATCAATCGCAAATAGTTCACGAGTTACGAAAGAAACAAGCCTTCTAAACTCCATTTGAACCTCCTTACCATTTGGAGATTTCCAGTGAATCTTACGCTCAGAATAACCTTTATCTAAATGCAGCGTTCTTTCAAAGGATACAATTTCTCCACTAAACAAAGAAAATCGATCCCCATCAACATAAATTTGAACTGTCTGTGCATCAATAACATTTAAAAGCTTTTGCTGTTTATCAGGAAAAGCATACTGCTTCTCACCATATGTAATTTCAGTTTCATCATGAAAAGCGTTAATATATGTTCCCCTTATTGATTGAAAGTCACTGTCATAACCTTCCTCAAAGTTACCCCGCACCCCAAGATAACCATTACCCAGGGACAGGAGACTCTCATTTATTAGTAGATTTTTATGATCTAATTCTGATTTTGTTATTGCCCAAGCCATGTACTACACCCCATTTCTCTAACATCATCGCTTTAAAAAAACTTTATGTTTGAAGAAAAGCACTCCGCTCTGCTAAATCTCCCGGGTGCTTTCCTTCCGTTACTTTGCTAAACTCCGGACACTTTCTCTCTCTATAATCTGATGCTTAACATTTCGTTTTGTTTCTACTTTTTTCTTTTCCATTAACTGTTCCAATAATAAGGCTGCCTGACTGCCAATTTCATAAAAATCTTGTTTAACAGTAGTAAGTGTTGGCTGGATATATTCATTAATCACCAATCCATCAAAGCCAGTTATCGATATATTAGATGGAATTTCTAACTCTGCTTCTTTTATGGCTTTCATGGTTCCATATGCCATTAAATCACTAAAGCAAAGCATTGCAGTAGGAATGTTATTAGCATTTTCCAGATATTCTTTTGTTTTTCTATAAGATTCTTCTTCTGAGAAGTTACCATATAGAATAGATTCTTCCGTTAATTCTAAACCGTATTCTTCAAAAGCCCTCTCTACACCTTTTAATCGCTGAATGTTAACATCAGCTGATTTGGCACCCGCAACAACGACTATATTTCTATGGTTATGCTTTAATAAGTAAGTGGCAATATCAAAGCTTGCCTGAATATTATCAGTGGAAACACTTCCGATATTATCATAATGCTTTTTGGTATTTATATCGACAAGAACACATGGAATATCGGTGTCCAGTAATTCTTCAAAAAATGGGTCATCTACTCGCATGCCCATTAAAACCGCTCCACCTATATTCCGTTCTTGACAAAACTTTGCATAGCTTTTTTGTTTTTGTTTAAGCGTGTCTGTAAAATAGATAGCGAGTTCATATTGGTTTTCTTCTGCGGCTGTATATACACCCCTAAACAAATCAAATGAGTTACTATTATCCTTTCCTTCAGAATTAAGAAATCCAGAAGTAATCAACCCGATTGTTTTTTGTTTTTTGGAAGATAGATTCTTAGCAACAACATTTGGTGTATAGTTCATTTCCTTAGCTAATTCAATTATTCTTTTCTTTGTCTTATCACTAACATCTGGATAATTGTTTAATGCCTTAGAAACAATAGCAATTGAGACCCCTGCTTTTTTTGCCACATCCTTAATTGTCGTCAATGGCTTTCTCCCTTTCTAATATCAATTTAAGAAATTGTTTGTTTAAATGAATGTAATAAACCAGAGAATTCTAATTCCCCTGTATGCTTATATATCAAATCCGCCCCTGCTTTCTCCATAACTTCTTCTGTTCCTACCCCAACAGCAAACATATTAGCATCTTTAATTGCAGTAATTCCAGATTCGGAATCTTCAATTCCAATACAGTCTTCTGGCTTGACACCTAACTCTTCAGCAGCACTAAGAAAAATATCTGGAGCTGGTTTACCATTTTCAATTAATGCAGGGTTCACAACCGTATCAAAATAATGGTTGATTTCCAATTTGTCTAGTATTCTCGGTCCATTTTTGCTTGAAGAAGTTAAACCAATTTTTATTTCTTCCATTTTTAATGTATCTAATAATTCTTTGATACCAGGATAAATAGCATCAGGTTTTAACTCACTTAGTAATTCTACATACTCAGCATTTTTGGAATTTGCCAAAGCCATTTTTTGATTATCCGAGTATTTTTCCAAAACACCACCGTACTTTAATATTTTATTCAAACTATCTATACGGCTAATTCCCTTTAATCCTTCATTAAATTCACGGTCAAAATCTATATCAATGGAGTTTGCCATACTTTTCCATGCCTGAAAATGGAATTCTGCAGTGTCTGTAATTACGCCATCCAAATCAAATAGAACTGCTTTTAACATAACTTTTACCTCCTTCAACTACTTCACACCTGTGGTTTTATCATTACTTTGAATGAAATATTTATTTAAGATAATGTAAATGATAAATATAGGAATTATGGAGAAAATTGCACCTGCCATAATTACATCCCAGGCTGTAGCGTTCATGAACTGTTTCGAAAGAGCATTTAAACCTTGAGTCAGCATATATTTATCAGGGCTTGTGATAAATAGCAATGGTTTCATAAATTCATTCCAGATTGCCATGAAGACGAAAATAGCTTGTGTTGCTATAGCTGGCAAAGCATTTGGAATTACTATTCTAAAGAATGTTCCTATTTTAGATAAACCATCAACAGCTGCTGCTTCTTCTACATCTCTTGGAAAATTGATAAAGAACTGTCTCATCATAAAAATATAAGCAATATTGATCATCGTCGTTAAAACTAAGGACATGTGCGTGTTAACTAAACCAAGATCAGAGATAACTATATATGATGGAATCATTGTTACCTGTGTTGGAACCATAATCAACATCAGCATAGCACTGTATACCAATGTACGCCCTTTAAATTGGATTCTTGCAAAAGCATATCCTGCCATTGTATTAAAAATTAAATTCAATATCGTAACGACTAAAGAGACGATAACAGAATTCAACACCCAGGTAGGGTATTGAGATTCAAAAATAGTTTTATAACCACCTAAACTCCAAGTTTCAGGGAAGATGGTTCCTCCACCCGCAATTTCCGCTGTGGTTTTAAATGAAGTCAAAACACTCCAGCCAAATGGCAAAAGGGTCAATAAACTATAAGCTATTAAAATTGTATATACTATTATTCTCAGGGTTATATTATTTTTTTTCATATGATCACCCATTCACTTCGTCTGCTTTAAGTGTTTTATTTACAATCGCTGTGACTGCAAAAATGATTAAACCAAGTATAAACGCTAATGCTGTTGCTCTTCCCATATCATTGCTAGTGAAAGCTAGCTGATAAATATAGAGCGTAAAAGTCAATGTCGAGTTTTGCGGGCCGCCTGTACCATCAGATATAATAAAAGCCTGGTCAAAAATTTGGAAACATCCAATTAACCCCATTGTTATAACGTAAAATGAAATTGGCATTAATTGTGGTACGGTTACATTGAAGAACTGCTTCACCTTATTTGCGCCATCAATTGCTGCTGCTTCATATAGATTTTGGGGAATATCCTGCAATCCTGCTAAAAATACAATCATAAAATGAGGAACCGTTGAAAAGATATTCATAGCCATGATAACCGTCAGCGCTAGATCCGGATTGGTCAAAAATTGCATTTTTACTCCAAATAAAGAATCTATTAAATTGACTACTAGTCCATTATTATTAAATAACCACATAAAAATTAATGTCATTGCTGACGAGGATGTTAATGTTGGTATAAACA
Proteins encoded:
- a CDS encoding glycoside hydrolase family 65 protein, yielding MAWAITKSELDHKNLLINESLLSLGNGYLGVRGNFEEGYDSDFQSIRGTYINAFHDETEITYGEKQYAFPDKQQKLLNVIDAQTVQIYVDGDRFSLFSGEIVSFERTLHLDKGYSERKIHWKSPNGKEVQMEFRRLVSFVTRELFAIDIKIEPLNDVNELKIISRVDGDVSNFTDENDPRVASGHAKRLFVSEAKMTEGFTAIKDTTFETQLDVTCITSTCVDKEGSYNNYISDSVIEEEYKVKGPVRFSKYNVYTDSLRYGENVLEEGIKIQHRLANLSFEELMSEQKEYLDNFWKLTDVKIDGDKSLQEGIRFNLYQLLQSVGKDPISNIASKGLSGEGYEGHYFWDTEIYMLPVFLMTNPAIAKNLLLHRYSLLNSARERAREMGHENGALFPWRTITGGESSAFFPAGTAQYHINADIAYSYIQYYLVTRDEEFLKDYMVEVLVETARLWIDTGHFKDGQFRIDDVTGPDEYTCIVNNNYYTNVMAKHNLLWAVKVFRHLKETNKIEELSNQLNLNADEVELWEEAGEKMFLPYDENLGIHAQDDSFLKKARWNLENTNKENFPLLLHYHPLTLYRYQVCKQADTVLGHFLLEDEADIDTIRQSYDYYEAITTHDSSLSYCVFSIMASKLGYEKKAYSYFNKTARLDLENRHGNTKDGLHMANMGGAWLAIVYGFAGLRVKESGLSMHPRLPKQWNALEFHLRFRGRVIQIKMENDIVCYTLVEGNNLTIQHREEEIHLEQGIEIRK
- a CDS encoding LacI family DNA-binding transcriptional regulator, translated to MTTIKDVAKKAGVSIAIVSKALNNYPDVSDKTKKRIIELAKEMNYTPNVVAKNLSSKKQKTIGLITSGFLNSEGKDNSNSFDLFRGVYTAAEENQYELAIYFTDTLKQKQKSYAKFCQERNIGGAVLMGMRVDDPFFEELLDTDIPCVLVDINTKKHYDNIGSVSTDNIQASFDIATYLLKHNHRNIVVVAGAKSADVNIQRLKGVERAFEEYGLELTEESILYGNFSEEESYRKTKEYLENANNIPTAMLCFSDLMAYGTMKAIKEAELEIPSNISITGFDGLVINEYIQPTLTTVKQDFYEIGSQAALLLEQLMEKKKVETKRNVKHQIIERESVRSLAK
- the pgmB gene encoding beta-phosphoglucomutase produces the protein MLKAVLFDLDGVITDTAEFHFQAWKSMANSIDIDFDREFNEGLKGISRIDSLNKILKYGGVLEKYSDNQKMALANSKNAEYVELLSELKPDAIYPGIKELLDTLKMEEIKIGLTSSSKNGPRILDKLEINHYFDTVVNPALIENGKPAPDIFLSAAEELGVKPEDCIGIEDSESGITAIKDANMFAVGVGTEEVMEKAGADLIYKHTGELEFSGLLHSFKQTIS
- a CDS encoding carbohydrate ABC transporter permease; the encoded protein is MGDHMKKNNITLRIIVYTILIAYSLLTLLPFGWSVLTSFKTTAEIAGGGTIFPETWSLGGYKTIFESQYPTWVLNSVIVSLVVTILNLIFNTMAGYAFARIQFKGRTLVYSAMLMLIMVPTQVTMIPSYIVISDLGLVNTHMSLVLTTMINIAYIFMMRQFFINFPRDVEEAAAVDGLSKIGTFFRIVIPNALPAIATQAIFVFMAIWNEFMKPLLFITSPDKYMLTQGLNALSKQFMNATAWDVIMAGAIFSIIPIFIIYIILNKYFIQSNDKTTGVK
- a CDS encoding carbohydrate ABC transporter permease; translated protein: MGGKRYSNLAGYTFLFPAIIAIVAFILTPIAYAFFLMFFQVDMLSGERTFVGLGNFTEIFSDPKFWAAFENTFKYVIVVVPIQTTIAMVLAALLNSKVKFNRAFLTIMFIPTLTSSSAMTLIFMWLFNNNGLVVNLIDSLFGVKMQFLTNPDLALTVIMAMNIFSTVPHFMIVFLAGLQDIPQNLYEAAAIDGANKVKQFFNVTVPQLMPISFYVITMGLIGCFQIFDQAFIISDGTGGPQNSTLTFTLYIYQLAFTSNDMGRATALAFILGLIIFAVTAIVNKTLKADEVNG